The genomic stretch TTTGTAGTATGAATAAACTAGGGTTAAATTGTGATTTGGAATGTTAGGATTTAGAGATTTAGAACCGGGAAGCCACTTCTTTAGAAATCTATATGTTCAGTTGTGACAAAAGGTTTGTGAGCTCTATTGAATTACTTGTCTTTCCACATGaatgtaatcttttttttccagttagATAAGATTAGGCAAGACACTACTTATATTCATAGTCTTTATTAATAGGTTTATCTGGTTATTACTCCTTGTGCAACTGCccttaataaaataatctgagaTCAGCCTTTTAATAATTGTTCATATACATGATTTAGGTATTTGGTGCAACACTGTTTAATATCTTGCCTTAGTCTTAGTTGCATAAGAAATGattaaagattaataaaaacagattgaGATGAACTACATACCCATCTGTATCAGCTgactcttgtttttcttgagtCTGATGTTCCCCCTCTTCTTCCATTCTAAAAATACACAGGCATTATGGgtaaatgtgtttgtagcattatttgcattttaaatcCACCtccaaatacatttaatttcagTCTAATTCAGAATGTTTACCGTTCTTTTCGTGCTTTAATTCTTTCTTCATCATACCTGcaacaaaaagaaagcaaaatacATGACTGTACAAAAGCATCATAAATCATAAACCCTTAATACATTAGTGCTGTTAAATGAAAAATCCACACTGAATGATATATTAGTCTTCATCTGTATTAATTAACAAGTAATCTTCAACATTGTCCAGGACTAATTTGGCTTGGTCTATTTCCACTTTGGTCAATGATGCTGTACATTACCCACATTGCTATTAAACTACTTCTGGAAGTCGTAGAGTAGGATTTATGCAACTTTCAAGGAGAAGTTCCAAACCCCACCTACAACCAGGAGAACTACCAAAAATTACACTTACTGGATGACACATTCTGGGATGTGGATATGTTCCATGGGGACAATCTGTTCCAGTTCCTCTAAGCTGTGCACGTAGCGGATTTTGTTCATAAACTTCACACTGCACAAAGACATAAACACTTTTTGAaaacatacacaatacactTAGTTACCTTAAAATTCAGAAATGAAGATTTTTGGCTTATACTTTACGTAAATTtaaaattgtgtaaatgtaatttttggTCAAGTTTATTGCTTAAAAATAGATTTCTTTTTCATGCATTCTTGTTTAATTGTTTGCATCATTCTGGTTTAACAAGCTATTTCTATCCTGATTCTATAATCTTGTCAGTTAAGAATGAAAATGGCAAGGTTGATAAAAGCTCCTACTGTACCTGATGAAGGGTCTGGAGATGGCCAAGACTGTACGTATGAACCAGGATGGATGGGCAATGATCAAAGACTTTAGGTTCTTCCTCAgtctattaaaaaataattaaatgcttTAAACATGATCTagtgttgtgtattgtcttcAAATCAAGTGCTGTTCAAAAAAATGTGCAGTTAcagtagcattttttttctgaccaCAGCAATGATTGCAAAAAAGAGCTCAATGGATCTTTGTACAGATAATGGCTATTAGATTTCTAAAGAGGTTTTGCTTGTAATATTATCCAAAAGTAACACACAATGTTGTAAAGTTAGGATCAGTTATCAGGTTTCTTTTTAGAAGGACAAACTGAAGATCATTTTTCCAAGTGGGTACTGTGATAGGTGTGGACTGTGACTGTCCCAtcaatccatcaatccatccatccttccatccatccatccttctatccaTCAATGCATcaatccatccttccatccatccatccaaaatgtatatatacaaaaaaaaatgctaataatATACTCTGTGAAAAGTCTGCCTTCTattaattataaacaaataaaacacagatgGTGGTGATTTACCTTCTGTCAATCATCTGATAGCACTTTTTCAACCAGCTGATACCAGGCATCTTGCTGCGGGGTGTTCCTCCATTCATATAGATTATCATGTAGTCCTCAGCCACCAACATCTCCAGGCTGCTCACTACATACCTACACTCAAATGTAAGAAGGAATTTGTTGGAGAGATTAAATTACTTAGAAAAATGAAGATTCACTAATCAAAGATGATTACTTttcaataacagcatgtcccaAATAGCTCTTCTTCCTTGGCAATTAGTTAATGATACACTTTTTTGCTTATTAAAGAAAGTATttgatatttatgtatttaaaacaagttAGCTCCTGTTATTAATTATGATATACACActggattactgtttaactgcaaaaataaacaataacaaagtattttaaacatgtgctgtaacagagaaattcccccattgtgggacgaataaaggtatatcttatcttaccttaccttatcttatcttatcttatcttatcttatcttagcttatcttatcttaattgagctaaaaatctaaaaatgccCATGTTATTATGTATCTGGcatgaaaattatatatatatatatatatatatatatatatatatatatatatatatatatatatatatatatatatatatataattattattattattagatatacttaatatttgtagaaaaataatttattgGAATGAGtgcatgaatataaaataacttGTCTTATGATCAGCACCATCATCTACTATTATAGATTCAAAATATGTCCTAGTAGGCACACAGAACTCACTATTTCTgtgtacataaaatataattatctGCTACTTACAGGAAGAGGTTTTCCATGATATAATGGTAATCTGGACTGCTGCTGTCAGGCAAGTAGCATGCTGAAAACACGATGATGGCATTCAGACCTTCACCATAGTATCCTATCAAACCAGAGCAGAAAAAGAGGATAGTGATTTGGGGAAAAATACCAGTACATGCAATAGACCTCAAGAACAGATTCACACAGGGGCTCACCTCCATGAGATATAACACGCACGTATGGCCGTATAAGCTGCATGTCGATACGGTGCTCCTGCTCACCGATTATAACGGTCCTCCACAAGCGACCATTTCCAACATCCCCCTCATCTTCAACTCCTTCTAAAGGCCCCGAGTTTGCTGAGGCCACTGGTGTGTCAtctgcacacaaaataatataaataatttctttataaaacatttgagcttattcatgtatttaaacaaagaacaaattcagagaaaaacaaaataaacttcaCCTTCCCATTCCAGGTCATTTCCGTTGGCTGGGAACTCCAAGGAGTCTGTCTCGTCAGGCGTTTCAATGTCATCAACGTTAATGTCCAGATCATCGGGTGTATCCAAGAAATCATCAGAAAGCAGGGACCCTTCACTTTGGTCCAAAGACAGGTTCATATCTGGGGCTACAAGGGTGCGACGTTTGCGGTGACCTGAACCTCCACCAGCTCCACTGATGTGAAGTGAGTTTGGAGGAGCTGAATAAGAGGAAATGTGCAGAGAAAGATGGAAGGGTTAAATATTCATGAAGGAGTCAATAAAACTCAGTGCTTCTTGTTCATACTCTTGATGGAtcaaacatacatatatgtgCACTTACATGTTCTCTCATCACCAACTGTGCAGGAAGAATCCATAACTCCCTCCTCTGGAAGTGACCttacaaacacagacaacatTCCAGTCTTCAACATCACATTTAGATATACCAAAGAGGCTAAAAAGAAGAGATGGCTGAATAATTTATCAAACTATCCCATCTTTGCTCTGAATTGGTATTATGTTGACTTATGAGACAATGATATGTTAATGAACCCAAAAGCAAGAGAGGGTAAGCATCCCATCATGCTCTGAAGGGTTCACTGGTGTTGGGCCTGCAGCTGCTTCAGCACTAATAAAGTGCTGCTTAACTTGCACAGGGTGTCAACATcccccaacacacaaacacacacacacacacctcccaccacacacactattcagtgaatagagaacagagagagatagtgaaCTGCGATCAGGCTCCTTATGTTAACAAAACAAAGCAGTATAATCCCAATATTTTAACAACATaccaatttatttctttacgATTTAGAGGAATAgatttgcatttatatatatatatatatatatatatatatatatatatatatatatatatatatatatatatatatatattataaaccaGATATAAGAGTTTTGTTTTAACAGCATTTCTCAGTGTCATTGGAAATTGAAAAATCATTGTCACTGTATCatcacattatttaaataaaatgcattgaaGAATTAAACATTCCTGAATTCAAGCACACAACTTCATCTTGATTTAACTGAGGGCCATAAGCACAAGCCAAATATAGAAAATCAAAGCTGATCCATTACTTACCTTCGTGTTTGGCAATGAATATTTTACTGATTCTTCGTTAGATCAGCACTCCTCTACTTTCTGAATGcacaaaatatcatcttttctATTGTCCTTAATGTTTATAGCATCCTATTTAGCCAGTGATGCtgacactgtctgtgtgtgtgtttctctatgCGTGCCCTGCCTCCATTTTCCTGGTGATGCTGTGTTGTTGGCTCAAGCCTGCATCACATGACATGGCTCATTACCATTTAAGGAGAAAGCTGCACCTGCTCCCTTTTtcttcacacacagagacaccatgTGATGACACAGAATTCACACTGCTGCTGACCCACGATTCACACTGCTGCTGACCCAGGATCAGAGATTATCTGCCCATGCTCGTGTTAATGCCAAGTCAATGAAGGGGAAATTCCAGCACCAATATGTCTAGATGTCATCTCATTCTTTGACTAGTCATAAAATATAAGTTCT from Tachysurus fulvidraco isolate hzauxx_2018 chromosome 2, HZAU_PFXX_2.0, whole genome shotgun sequence encodes the following:
- the atcaya gene encoding caytaxin, translating into MDSSCTVGDERTSPPNSLHISGAGGGSGHRKRRTLVAPDMNLSLDQSEGSLLSDDFLDTPDDLDINVDDIETPDETDSLEFPANGNDLEWEDDTPVASANSGPLEGVEDEGDVGNGRLWRTVIIGEQEHRIDMQLIRPYVRVISHGGYYGEGLNAIIVFSACYLPDSSSPDYHYIMENLFLYVVSSLEMLVAEDYMIIYMNGGTPRSKMPGISWLKKCYQMIDRRLRKNLKSLIIAHPSWFIRTVLAISRPFISVKFMNKIRYVHSLEELEQIVPMEHIHIPECVIQYDEERIKARKERMEEEGEHQTQEKQESADTDGPSTTTTTTTRVEEPLL